AGGAGTGTCGGCCTGCAGGTCGCGCTTGCGCAGCCGGCCGTCGTACGCGTCGCCGAGCCCGTAGATCACCGACGGATCGGTCTGCAGCGGCATGCCGATGCGCAGCCGGTTCGCGAACACGGCCGCGACGAACGCGCGGTCGGCCGCGTGGCCGGTTTCCTTCTCGACGATCGACGCGATCGTCAGCATTTCGTAAGGCGTCTTGTACGGCAGCCCCGGCGTGCGCGCGGCCCACGCCTCGTCGATGCGCGTCTGCATCAGGCGGTACGCGCGCCGGTAGATGTTCAGGTCGCTCGTGCCCTTGTCGAACAAGTAGGTATCGGGGAAGAACAGCCCCTCGCCGCTGCCGCGCTGCACGGCGCCGTCCGACGCGCCGATCGCGCGCAGCAGCTCGGCGTCGCTCATGCCGGCCGTCGCGTGCGCCAGATCGGGGTTCGCGTCGAGCTCGGCGCGCATCCGCTTGAAGGTCCAGCCCTCGATGACCGTCGCGACGTACTCGTTCACGTCGCCGCGCGCGATCTTCTGCAGCACGTCGTACGGCGTGATGCCGGTCTTGAATTCGTAGTTGCCCGATTTGAGCCGGCTCGACAGCCCGAGCACGCGCGTCATCGCGACGAACGCGAACGGCTCGACCGGCACGCCGCCGCGCTTGAGCTGCAGCGCGACGCTCTTCACGCTGCTGCGCGGCTTGATCGTGACGTCGAGCGATGCCGAGCCCAGCAACAGCGGCCGGGTTGCCCAGTAATACCCGCCGCCCGCGCCGGCAGCGGCCACGACGACGGCCAGCGCCACGATCGTCGCGGCGCATTTCTTCAGTAGGGACATGGAAACGTGACTCAGGTAAGACCCATATAATACTTGCTCGCCTCCGTCAAAGTCAGGGTTGACTGTTCCCTCATTCCATGAGCACACCGTTCGCTTCACCGGCTGCCCAGGCCGCATCTGCCTCGCTCCCCGTTTTCCCCCGCCCGTCCGCCGCCGATTTCGATGCGCCGGCCGCCTGCATGCCGCTGCCGCAGTTCGGCGTGATCGACGTGGCCGGCGACGATGCCGCGACGTTCCTGCATAGCCAGCTCACCAACGACATCGAGCATCTCGATGCCGGCAGCGCCCGGCTGTCCGGGTACTGCTCGCCGAAGGGCCGCCTGCTCGCGTCGTTCCTCACGTGGCGCGCCGGCCACGATGTGCGCCTGCTCGTGTCGAAGGACGTGCAGCCGGCCGTGCAGAAGCGGCTGTCGATGTTCGTGCTGCGCGCGAAGGCGAAGCTGACGGACGCGAGCGACACGCTCGCGGTGGCCGGCTTCGCGGGCGACGTGCGCGACGCGCTGTCCGGCATCTTCGATGCGCTGCCCGACGGCGTGCACGTGAAGGTCGACGGCCCGGCCGGCGCGCTGATCCGCGTGCCCGATGCGGCTGGCCGCAAGCGCTATCTGTGGATCGGCCCGCGCGCCGAGGTCGACGCGCGCCTCGCCGCGCTGGCCGGCACGCTGCCGATCGTGTCGCCCGCCGTGTGGGACTGGCTCGACGTGCGCGCGGGCGAGCCGCGCATCACGCAGCCGGCCGTCGAACAGTTCGTGCCGCAAATGGTCAACTTCGACGTGATCGGTGCCGTTAACTTCAGGAAAGGGTGCTACCCGGGCCAGGAAGTGGTGGCGCGCAGTCAATACCGCGGCACGATCAAGCGCCGCACCGCGCTCGCGCACGTCGCAGGCGAAACCGATAACGTGCATGCCGGCGTCGAGTTGTTCCACAGCGACGACCCGGGCCAGCCGTGCGGGATGATCGTCAACGCGGCGGCCGCGCCGGCGGGCGGCGTCGACGCGCTCGTCGAGATCAAGCTCGCCGCGCTCGATGGCGGCACGGTGCACCTCGGTTCGGCCGACGGCCCGGCGCTCGCGTTCGACGCGCTGCCGTACGCGTGGCCGACCGAAGCCTGATGCACTGACAATCCGTTCGGGCGCCGGTTCGCGAGTCGCAGCCGGCGCCCGACGTTTCCTGCGAGAGATTCGCCCGATGTGTCTGATTGCCTTCGACTGGCAGCCCGATGCCGCCGCCGGTCCCGTCTTTACCCTCGTCGCGAATCGTGACGAGTTCTTTCGCCGGACCAGCGCGCCGCTCTCGTGGTGGGAGGACGTGCCGGGCGTACTCGCCGGCCGCGATCTCGAAGCGGGCGGCACGTGGCTCGGCGTATCGCGCGACGGCCGTTTCGCCGCGCTGACCAACTACCGCGCGCCGTTCGACATCCGCGCGGGCGCACCGACCCGCGGCAAGCTGGTCTCCGACTTTCTCGGCGGCACGCCTGTCGCGCCGCTCGACTATCTCGCGCAGCTCGCCGAGCATGCGGCCGTGTACAACGGCTTCAACCTGCTCGTCGGCGACTGGCGCCGGCGCGAACTCGCGTGGTTCTGCAACCGCGCCCCCGAGGGCGAAAGCCGTGTCGCCGCGCCCGTGGCGATCGCGCCGGGCGTGCATGCGCTGTCGAATGCACGGCTCGATACGCCCTGGCCGAAAGTGGTGCGCAAGCGCGCGGAGCTCGGCACGCTGCTGACCGACAATCCGACCCCGTCGCTTGACGAACTGATCGCGCTGCTGCGCGACCCGCACGTCGCGGACGACGATGCACTGCCGCACACGGGCATTCCGATCGAGCGCGAGCGCGCGTTGTCGGCCGCGTTCATCGAGACGCCCGAATACGGCACGCGCGGCACCACCGCGCTGCGCGTCACGATGAAGGAAGGCGTGCGGCTGACGGTGGAGGTCAAGGAGCGCAGCGACGACGACGGCTCGCACCGCACCGTCCGCCCGGGCGCGTTCGAGCGCGCGTTCACGTTCGATATCGACGCGGCGCGGCCACGCTGAACGCACGCGGTGCGCGCTACGGCGCGCGCGTCATCTCGACGTGCGGCACGCCGGCTTCGACGAACGGTTCGCCGACCGCCGCGAAGCCGTGCCGTAGATAGAACGACACCGCCGAATCCTGTGCGTACAGCCGCACGACGGCTTCGCCGCGGCGGCGCGCGGCGTCCAGTAGCGCATTCAGCACGGCCGACCCGACGCCCTGCCCGCGCATGTCGGCCAGCACCGCAACGCGGCCGATCGTGCCGGACGGCAGCAGCCGCCCCGTCGCGACCGCGCGGCGCACCCCGGTCGCCGCGTCGGTCCGGTAAGCGACCGCATGCAGCGACAGCGGATCGTCGTCGTCGAGCTCCCATTCCGGCGGAATCTGCTGCTCGCGCACGAACACCGCGTCGCGGATGCGTGCAGCGTCGCCGCCCAGTACCGTCCAGTCGCCCGTTTCCACCCCGCCCGCGCCATTCGTCATCGCCATCCTCCCGCGGCGGGTGCGCCTTCGGGCGCTCGCCGTCAAACCTCGTCGAATGCAGCCTTCAGCGCCGCGACCGCATCGGCATGCGCGGCCCGCACCTCCGGCACGTAGCCGCCCATCTTGAAGAATTCGTGGATCATCCCCGGATAGCAGACCAGCGTGACCGCGTTGCCGGCCGCGCGCAACTTGTCCGCGTACGCGGCACCCTCGTCGCTCAGCGGATCGTATTCGGCCGTCGCGATCCACGCCGGCGCGACACCCGCGAACGACGGCGCATCGCGCGTGCCGTCGAGCGGCGCGAAACGCCAGTCGTCGCGATCGGCCCGATCACGCACATACTGCGTGAAGAACCACTGGATCGTGTCTTGCGTCAGCAGGTAGCCGCTGGCGAGCCGCGCGTGCGATTCGGTGTCCTGGTGACCCGTCACGCCCGGATAGATCAGCAGTTGCAGCGCAAGGCGAATGCCCTCGTCGCGCGCGAGCACCGCGCAGACCGTCGCGAGCGTCCCGCCCGCACTGTCGCCGCCGACCGCCAGCCGCGCGGCGTCGATACCGAACGTGGCGGCTTCGCGATGCAGCCACTGCAATGCGTCGTCCGCGTCGTTCACCGCGGTCGGAAACCTGTGTTCGGGCGCGAGCCGGTAGCCGACCGACAGCACCGCGCATTGCGCATCGTGCGCGAACATCCGGCACAGCGCGTCGTGCGTGTCGACGCTGCCGACCGTGAAGCCGCCGCCGTGGTAGTACACGAGCGCGGGCAGCGGCTCCGCCAGGCTCGGCGCGACCGGCAGATACAGCCGCGCGCCGATCGTGCGGCCGTCGCGCGTCGGCACCACGCATTCCTCCACCGAATGCATCGGCGCCGGCGCGACGTCGAGGATCGGCGCGCTCTTCTCGTACGCGGCGCGCGCCTGCTGCGGCGTCTGATGATGATACGACGGACGTTTCGCGCGCTCGATCATGTCGAGCACCTGGGCGATCTTCGGATTCAGCGGCATCGATGTGGACGGCGCCGACGTGGCGCCGTGAACGGACAAAGCGGACAAGCGTGACATGATGCCACGCGGGGGCCGGACCGGCGCGGCGCACGGTGTGCCGGCATCCGGGCTGCAAAACGGAACGGCCCTGCCTCATCGACGAGACAGGGCCGTGCATCGCGGGCGTGTTTACGCGTCGCTCGGGCCGGGCTGCGCGTCCGGCGCCGTGCGCGAGCGTTGCCGCTTGATGTCGCGGCCGACCGCGAGCCGCCGCATGTACTTGAACGTACCGAGCGCCTTCGCGACGAAATTGCCGTCGCTGTCGCGCACTTCGCCTTCGCAATAGGCCATCGTCGTCGAGCGGTGCATCACGCGCCCGTAGGCGCGCAGCTCGCCGCGGCCCGGCTGCATGAAGTTCACCTTCATCTCGACCGTGACGACACCGACGCCGTCGTCGGTCAAACTGCGCGCCGCCATCGCGAGCGCGATATCGGCGAGCGTCATCGTCACGCCGCCGTGCGCGATGCTCCACGTGTTCATGTGGCGCTCCTCGAGGGGCAGCACGATTTCGCTCGCACCATCCTTCGCGGACACGAGCTGCACGCCGAGCAGATCGACGAACGGGCTTTCGATCGACGGGCCTTCCGTCGGGGTTGCCGCGTCGCTCATCGTGCGACGTCGACGATGTAGTCGACGCATTCGCGCGATTCGGCCACCGCGACGACGAATTTCTTCACTTCCTGGTGAACCGGATGCACCTGGTATGCGTCGAGCGCGGCCTTGTCGGTGAAATCGGAGACGAGCACGATGTCGGCGGTCGCGTCGAGGCCCGGCGTCGCCAGGCCGACGTCGATCTGCAGGGTGCCCGGCACGAGATCGCGGCAGCCTTCGAGCTTTTCCTTCAGCTTCAGCGCGTTCTGCGCACGCGTCGCGCCTTCGGCCGATTCCTTCAACTTCCACATGACGATATGTCTGATCACTTCGGTTGCTCCTGTTCGTGTTGGGTCGGCGATTGGCCTGAACCCTTGCCAGTCGGGCACCTTGCGCCCGCCTGCCGTTCGCTCTCGTTCGCTCGGAATCGCACCCGGTCGAAAAAAGCGGGCATCGTTTGAAATCTTCCGGGACGATACCCGCTTTTTTCACCGTGCCACTTACCGACATCAAGATCCGACAAGCGAAGGCAGGCAACAAGCCTACCAAACTTACCGACGGCAATGGACTGTTCTTGAGGTGCGTCCGTCAGGTTCGGTCACCGCTGGCATGCGTCTGACGGCACGCACGATGCAGCCCCCTCACTCCGCCGGCTGCAACGCAGCGACCTTGTTCCGCCCGGTCGCCTTCGCGTAGTACAGCGCCTCATCAGCCGCCTTGATCACGGCATCGGGCTGCCCTTCCTGATCGGGCGTCCAGCTCGCCAGGCCAATGCTCGCGGTAACACGCCCGTATTCGCTACCGGCGTGCTCGAGGGCCAACTCGTCGATGGCCGCACGAATCCGCTCGGCGATCTGCGCCGCGCCGGTTTGCGGCGTGTCGGGGAGCAACACAACGAACTCCTCCCCGCCATAACGAGCCGCCGTATCGGCCGGCCGGCGAATGTTCTCGCCGATGCACCGCGCGACCGCCGCCAACGCATCGTCCCCGGCCTGATGACCGTACGTGTCGTTGTAAGCCTTGAACCGGTCCACATCCACGAACAGCAGCGAGAAAACGGAACGCGCACGCCGGGCGCGACGCCACTCGTTGTCCAGTACCTCGCCAAAGCTGCGGCGATTGCTCAGGCCGGTGAGACCGTCCGTCCGGGCGAGCAGCACGAGTTCCGACTCGGCCCGCATACGGCGCCGCAGCTGCGCACCGAGCAGCAGGGACAGCGCGATGAACGCCACTCCGAACGTCGCGACCAATCCGCCGATCGTGATCGCACGTTGCCGCCAGGCGGCGTAAATGTCCTGCTCGGCCTCCGCGACCATGATGATCAGCGGCAGTTTCGGCAAATGCTTGAAGTAGTAGAGGCGGCGCACGCCGTCGATCGATGAGGTTTCAGAGAAGGAGCCCTCTCGCGCGGTCTGAAACCGCCGGAACGTTGCGGCCTTGCTGAGGTCGCGGCCGATGGTATGCACATCGTACGGCTGACGCATCACCATCTTGCCGTCTTCGCCAATCAGCGAAATCGAGCCATGTTTGCCAAGCGAAAGCCCGGCGAAGAGCTGATGAAAATATTCAAGATTGACCGCGATAACGGCAATGCCGCCAAACGATCCATCGGGGTTCGAAATCCGCCGCGTAAGCGCGATACTGAGCTTTCCCCCACGCAAACGGGATACGAATGGGTCACTGATATAGAGTCCGACGTTCGGATTGTCGCGGTGGATCGTGAAGTATCGGCGATCGGCGAAATTGCCCTTGCGCGGCTCGTCATAGCCCGAATCCAGGACGATATTGCCGCCTGCATCCATCACGAGCATCGAACCGAGAAA
This DNA window, taken from Burkholderia cenocepacia, encodes the following:
- a CDS encoding sensor domain-containing diguanylate cyclase, which produces MHPRKTAPYVIVAIASLIACALMALCVLQLLQSRNDAMERARETSRNLGLVAERDIERNIELYDLSLQAVIHGLQRRDVMDASPGLRRAVLFDHAMTAEFLGSMLVMDAGGNIVLDSGYDEPRKGNFADRRYFTIHRDNPNVGLYISDPFVSRLRGGKLSIALTRRISNPDGSFGGIAVIAVNLEYFHQLFAGLSLGKHGSISLIGEDGKMVMRQPYDVHTIGRDLSKAATFRRFQTAREGSFSETSSIDGVRRLYYFKHLPKLPLIIMVAEAEQDIYAAWRQRAITIGGLVATFGVAFIALSLLLGAQLRRRMRAESELVLLARTDGLTGLSNRRSFGEVLDNEWRRARRARSVFSLLFVDVDRFKAYNDTYGHQAGDDALAAVARCIGENIRRPADTAARYGGEEFVVLLPDTPQTGAAQIAERIRAAIDELALEHAGSEYGRVTASIGLASWTPDQEGQPDAVIKAADEALYYAKATGRNKVAALQPAE
- a CDS encoding NRDE family protein, with the protein product MCLIAFDWQPDAAAGPVFTLVANRDEFFRRTSAPLSWWEDVPGVLAGRDLEAGGTWLGVSRDGRFAALTNYRAPFDIRAGAPTRGKLVSDFLGGTPVAPLDYLAQLAEHAAVYNGFNLLVGDWRRRELAWFCNRAPEGESRVAAPVAIAPGVHALSNARLDTPWPKVVRKRAELGTLLTDNPTPSLDELIALLRDPHVADDDALPHTGIPIERERALSAAFIETPEYGTRGTTALRVTMKEGVRLTVEVKERSDDDGSHRTVRPGAFERAFTFDIDAARPR
- a CDS encoding alpha/beta hydrolase, with product MPLNPKIAQVLDMIERAKRPSYHHQTPQQARAAYEKSAPILDVAPAPMHSVEECVVPTRDGRTIGARLYLPVAPSLAEPLPALVYYHGGGFTVGSVDTHDALCRMFAHDAQCAVLSVGYRLAPEHRFPTAVNDADDALQWLHREAATFGIDAARLAVGGDSAGGTLATVCAVLARDEGIRLALQLLIYPGVTGHQDTESHARLASGYLLTQDTIQWFFTQYVRDRADRDDWRFAPLDGTRDAPSFAGVAPAWIATAEYDPLSDEGAAYADKLRAAGNAVTLVCYPGMIHEFFKMGGYVPEVRAAHADAVAALKAAFDEV
- a CDS encoding PaaI family thioesterase, coding for MSDAATPTEGPSIESPFVDLLGVQLVSAKDGASEIVLPLEERHMNTWSIAHGGVTMTLADIALAMAARSLTDDGVGVVTVEMKVNFMQPGRGELRAYGRVMHRSTTMAYCEGEVRDSDGNFVAKALGTFKYMRRLAVGRDIKRQRSRTAPDAQPGPSDA
- a CDS encoding Dabb family protein, with the protein product MIRHIVMWKLKESAEGATRAQNALKLKEKLEGCRDLVPGTLQIDVGLATPGLDATADIVLVSDFTDKAALDAYQVHPVHQEVKKFVVAVAESRECVDYIVDVAR
- a CDS encoding YgfZ/GcvT domain-containing protein, which codes for MSTPFASPAAQAASASLPVFPRPSAADFDAPAACMPLPQFGVIDVAGDDAATFLHSQLTNDIEHLDAGSARLSGYCSPKGRLLASFLTWRAGHDVRLLVSKDVQPAVQKRLSMFVLRAKAKLTDASDTLAVAGFAGDVRDALSGIFDALPDGVHVKVDGPAGALIRVPDAAGRKRYLWIGPRAEVDARLAALAGTLPIVSPAVWDWLDVRAGEPRITQPAVEQFVPQMVNFDVIGAVNFRKGCYPGQEVVARSQYRGTIKRRTALAHVAGETDNVHAGVELFHSDDPGQPCGMIVNAAAAPAGGVDALVEIKLAALDGGTVHLGSADGPALAFDALPYAWPTEA
- a CDS encoding GNAT family N-acetyltransferase — protein: MTNGAGGVETGDWTVLGGDAARIRDAVFVREQQIPPEWELDDDDPLSLHAVAYRTDAATGVRRAVATGRLLPSGTIGRVAVLADMRGQGVGSAVLNALLDAARRRGEAVVRLYAQDSAVSFYLRHGFAAVGEPFVEAGVPHVEMTRAP
- the mltG gene encoding endolytic transglycosylase MltG; protein product: MSLLKKCAATIVALAVVVAAAGAGGGYYWATRPLLLGSASLDVTIKPRSSVKSVALQLKRGGVPVEPFAFVAMTRVLGLSSRLKSGNYEFKTGITPYDVLQKIARGDVNEYVATVIEGWTFKRMRAELDANPDLAHATAGMSDAELLRAIGASDGAVQRGSGEGLFFPDTYLFDKGTSDLNIYRRAYRLMQTRIDEAWAARTPGLPYKTPYEMLTIASIVEKETGHAADRAFVAAVFANRLRIGMPLQTDPSVIYGLGDAYDGRLRKRDLQADTPYNTYTRRGLPPTPIALPGVAALQAAINPAPTSALYFVAKGDGTSVFSDTLGDHNKAVDKYIRGQ